One window of the Prinia subflava isolate CZ2003 ecotype Zambia chromosome 1, Cam_Psub_1.2, whole genome shotgun sequence genome contains the following:
- the ALS2CL gene encoding ALS2 C-terminal-like protein isoform X4 produces the protein MGAKNSSPDSRISAAPGVFSSLEFCAASCQAASVSGISGSLLRLEENFSSCLARLDGRVLQPLLQAAARDARSRERRELLAALAGRLHALQEFCHENLGMLRESCHENLGMLRESCQENVGMLQESCQENAGMLRESCQEKAGMPQESCQKNAGMLRESCQEKAGMPRECCREKAGMPRECCREKAGMQREFHTLGKGERLLGLHLQYFVTLANFVVMQGFEQAANSKSDAWGPQGAALPEFLRDLPSEGSLARALLAAFQEPFQAHVRSHRRLLARLQELLHEESQREAVAAVEREFGKLESFICQVMDEAAGTKELWKSLGAKFTDVLCVPERRLLEDSRNLPIATGTARSERLLLFDDVLVLIQGNSFRSFDLKLVWVDENCGEKSAPGLHSLRITTPEETFVLSAKDAQTKAAWRWKLEQAARQALNGKRDFPLWGRSGEGGPAPARRFFSYAFRTEGRLRGATYEGEWLWGKPHGKGTLKWRDGRNHVGDFQEGLEHGFGIRLVPRRSEDRYDCYKCHWYQGKMRGYGICEYGNDVVYKGYFKDDARHGFGILEDFSARHPFKYTGNWERDKKSGYGVWEDKERGERYLGMWRDDHRHGEGIVVTQAGLCYQRTFQAGKAVGSGILLLEDGACDGNCTEEPGKGTPGTHCGHHMQLDLKEFPVEQRWPGIFQQFQEFLSSGCKEETEEAFLGFHVQSSKELRRSQEYLYCQRGAEEISWRSEEVPEEPQELRGYLEKALGSSLHPLGKLQRALAAAFQASYGGGGANRHLLPMAQLEVKFYAGKIWEFFQGLWRLVREQRGRAEPEDAEPSSQQGSSLVLPLILPCFYPELSMLYMLRHQREDSRYCQAIVELSLLPDLQLLEFLDVQKHLWPLKDLTLTSNQRRSLIKDKCFLSATECLQKLIATADPGEKLAALRRALAELELSACRALGRHCRLPMDDLLPLLVFVVARARANQKQTWLS, from the exons ATGGGAGCGAAGAATTCCAGCCCCGATTCCCGAATTTCTGCCGCTCCCGGggttttttccagcctggaattcTGCGCTGCCTCCTGCCAG gCCGCGTCGGTGTCGGGAATTTCGGGATCCCTGCTCCGGCTGGAGGAGAATTTCTCGTCCTGCCTGGCCCGGCTCGACGGCCGCGTGCTCCAGCCGCTGCTCCAGGCCG CGGCGCGGGACGCGCGTagccgggagcggcgggagctGCTGGCGGCGCTGGCGGGGCGGCTCCACGccctgcaggaattctgccATGAAAACCTGGGAATGCTGCGGGAATCCTGCCATGAAAACCTGGGAATGCTGCGGGAATCCTGCCAGGAAAAtgtgggaatgctgcaggaatCCTGCCAGGAAAATGCGGGAATGCTGCGGGAATCCTGCCAGGAGAAGGCGGGAATGCCGCAAGAATCCTGCCAGAAAAATGCGGGAATGCTGCGGGAATCCTGCCAGGAGAAGGCGGGAATGCCGCGGGAATGCTGCCGGGAAAAGGCGGGAATGCCGCGGGAATGCTGCCGGGAAAAGGCGGGAATGCAGCGGGAATTCCACACGCTCGGGAAGGGAGAgcggctgctggggctgcaccttCA GTATTTTGTCACCTTGGCCAACTTCGTGGTGATGCAGGGCTTCGAGCAGGCTGCCAACAGCAAGAG CGACGCCTGGGGGCCGCAGGGGGCGGCGCTGCCGGAATTCCTGCGGGATTTGCCCTCCGAGGGCTCCCTGGCGCGGGCGCTGCTGGCGGCATTCCAGGAGCCCTTCCAGGCTCACGTCCGGAGCCACCGGCGGCTCCTGGCGcggctccaggagctgctccacgAG GAGTCGCAGCGGGAGGCGGTGGCGGCGGTGGAGCGGGAATTTGGGAAGCTGGAATCCTTCATCTGCCAGGTCATGGACGAGGCCGCCGGCACCAAGGAGCTCTGGAAATCCCTGGGCGCCAAATTCACC gacgTGCTGTGTGTCCCTGAGCGGAGGCTCCTGGAGGACAGCAGGAACCTCCCCATCGCCACCGGCACCGCGCGCTCCGAGCGCCTCCTGCTCTTCGACGACGTCCTCGTCCTCATCCAG ggaaacaGCTTCCGGAGTTTCGATCTGAAGCTGGTGTGGGTGGATGAAAACTGCGGAGAGAAATCGGCTCCGGGATT gcacagcctgcGGATCACAACCCCGGAGGAGACGTTCGTGCTCTCCGCCAAGGACGCCCAGACCAAG GCCGCGTGGCGCTGGAAGCTGGAGCAGGCCGCGCGCCAGGCGCTCAACGGGAAGCGCGATTTCCCCCTCTGGGGCCGCAGCGGCGagggcggccccgcgcccgcccgccgctTCTTCAGCTACGCCTTCCGCACCGAGGGACGGCTCCGCGGGGCCACCTACGAGGGCGAGTGGCTCTGGGGGAAGCCCCACGGCAA GGGGACGCTGAAGTGGCGCGATGGACGCAACCACGTCGGGGATTTCCAGGAGGGCCTGGAGCACGG GTTCGGGATCCGCCTGGTCCCGCGGCGCTCCGAGGATCGCTACGACTGCTACAAGTGCCACTGGTACCAGGGCAAGATGAGGGGCTACGGGATCTGTGA GTACGGGAACGACGTGGTCTACAAGGGTTACTTCAAGGACGACGCGCGCCACGGCTTCGGCATCCTGGAGGACTTCTCAGCCCGGCATCCCTTCAAATACACGGGAAACTGGGAGAGGGACAAAAAGAGCGGATACGGAGTCTGGGAGGACAAGGAGAG AGGGGAGAGGTACCTCGGGATGTGGCGGGATGACCACAGGCATGGCGAGGGCATCGTGGTGACGCAGGCGGGGCTCTGCTACCAGCGCACCTTCCAGGCGGGTAAAGCGGTG GGTTCGGGAATTCTGCTCCTGGAGGATGGCGCCTGCGACGGGAACTGCACCGAGGAGCCAGGGAAG GGAACGCCCGGCACCCACTGTGGCCACCACAT GCAGCTGGACCTGAAGGAATTCCCGGTGGAGCAGCGGTGGCCGGGAATCTTCCAGCAGTTCCAGGAATTCCTCAGCTCCGGCTGCAAGGAGGAAACAGAGGAAGCGTTCCTGGGATTCCACGTGCAAAgcagcaaggagctgaggagATCCCAGGAATATCTGTACTGCCAGAG AGGTGCCGAGGAGATCTCCTGGAGGAGCGAGGAGGTGCCTGAGGAGCCGCAGGAGCTCCGGGGGTACCTGGAGAAG GCGCTGGGCTCCTCGCTGCACCccctggggaagctgcagcGGGCGCTGGCCGCGGCGTTCCAGGCGTCCtacggcggcggcggcgccaaCCGGCACCTGCTGCCCATGGCCCAGCTGGAGGTCAAGTTCTACGCCgggaaaatctgggaattctTCCA GGGCCTGTGGCGCCTGGTGCGGGAGCAGCGGGGCCGCGCTGAGCCCGAGGACGCCGAGCCCAG ctcccagcagggctccagcctGGTCCTGCCCCTGATCCTGCCCTGCTTCTACCCGGAGCTCTCCATGCTCTACATGCTCCGCCACCAGCGCGAGGACAGCCGCTACTGCCAGGCCATCGTGGAGCTCAGCCTGCTCCCggacctgcagctcctggaattcctggacGTGCAGAA
- the ALS2CL gene encoding ALS2 C-terminal-like protein isoform X5: protein MGAKNSSPDSRISAAPGVFSSLEFCAASCQAASVSGISGSLLRLEENFSSCLARLDGRVLQPLLQAAARDARSRERRELLAALAGRLHALQEFCHENLGMLRESCHENLGMLRESCQENVGMLQESCQENAGMLRESCQEKAGMPQESCQKNAGMLRESCQEKAGMPRECCREKAGMPRECCREKAGMQREFHTLGKGERLLGLHLQYFVTLANFVVMQGFEQAANSKSDAWGPQGAALPEFLRDLPSEGSLARALLAAFQEPFQAHVRSHRRLLARLQELLHEESQREAVAAVEREFGKLESFICQVMDEAAGTKELWKSLGAKFTDVLCVPERRLLEDSRNLPIATGTARSERLLLFDDVLVLIQGNSFRSFDLKLVWVDENCGEKSAPGLHSLRITTPEETFVLSAKDAQTKAAWRWKLEQAARQALNGKRDFPLWGRSGEGGPAPARRFFSYAFRTEGRLRGATYEGEWLWGKPHGKGTLKWRDGRNHVGDFQEGLEHGFGIRLVPRRSEDRYDCYKCHWYQGKMRGYGICEYGNDVVYKGYFKDDARHGFGILEDFSARHPFKYTGNWERDKKSGYGVWEDKERGERYLGMWRDDHRHGEGIVVTQAGLCYQRTFQAGKAVGSGILLLEDGACDGNCTEEPGKGTPGTHCGHHMQLDLKEFPVEQRWPGIFQQFQEFLSSGCKEETEEAFLGFHVQSSKELRRSQEYLYCQRGAEEISWRSEEVPEEPQELRGYLEKPPIPMEFRAFPGAGLLAAPPGEAAAGAGRGVPGVLRRRRRQPAPAAHGPAGGQVLRRENLGILPGPVAPGAGAAGPR from the exons ATGGGAGCGAAGAATTCCAGCCCCGATTCCCGAATTTCTGCCGCTCCCGGggttttttccagcctggaattcTGCGCTGCCTCCTGCCAG gCCGCGTCGGTGTCGGGAATTTCGGGATCCCTGCTCCGGCTGGAGGAGAATTTCTCGTCCTGCCTGGCCCGGCTCGACGGCCGCGTGCTCCAGCCGCTGCTCCAGGCCG CGGCGCGGGACGCGCGTagccgggagcggcgggagctGCTGGCGGCGCTGGCGGGGCGGCTCCACGccctgcaggaattctgccATGAAAACCTGGGAATGCTGCGGGAATCCTGCCATGAAAACCTGGGAATGCTGCGGGAATCCTGCCAGGAAAAtgtgggaatgctgcaggaatCCTGCCAGGAAAATGCGGGAATGCTGCGGGAATCCTGCCAGGAGAAGGCGGGAATGCCGCAAGAATCCTGCCAGAAAAATGCGGGAATGCTGCGGGAATCCTGCCAGGAGAAGGCGGGAATGCCGCGGGAATGCTGCCGGGAAAAGGCGGGAATGCCGCGGGAATGCTGCCGGGAAAAGGCGGGAATGCAGCGGGAATTCCACACGCTCGGGAAGGGAGAgcggctgctggggctgcaccttCA GTATTTTGTCACCTTGGCCAACTTCGTGGTGATGCAGGGCTTCGAGCAGGCTGCCAACAGCAAGAG CGACGCCTGGGGGCCGCAGGGGGCGGCGCTGCCGGAATTCCTGCGGGATTTGCCCTCCGAGGGCTCCCTGGCGCGGGCGCTGCTGGCGGCATTCCAGGAGCCCTTCCAGGCTCACGTCCGGAGCCACCGGCGGCTCCTGGCGcggctccaggagctgctccacgAG GAGTCGCAGCGGGAGGCGGTGGCGGCGGTGGAGCGGGAATTTGGGAAGCTGGAATCCTTCATCTGCCAGGTCATGGACGAGGCCGCCGGCACCAAGGAGCTCTGGAAATCCCTGGGCGCCAAATTCACC gacgTGCTGTGTGTCCCTGAGCGGAGGCTCCTGGAGGACAGCAGGAACCTCCCCATCGCCACCGGCACCGCGCGCTCCGAGCGCCTCCTGCTCTTCGACGACGTCCTCGTCCTCATCCAG ggaaacaGCTTCCGGAGTTTCGATCTGAAGCTGGTGTGGGTGGATGAAAACTGCGGAGAGAAATCGGCTCCGGGATT gcacagcctgcGGATCACAACCCCGGAGGAGACGTTCGTGCTCTCCGCCAAGGACGCCCAGACCAAG GCCGCGTGGCGCTGGAAGCTGGAGCAGGCCGCGCGCCAGGCGCTCAACGGGAAGCGCGATTTCCCCCTCTGGGGCCGCAGCGGCGagggcggccccgcgcccgcccgccgctTCTTCAGCTACGCCTTCCGCACCGAGGGACGGCTCCGCGGGGCCACCTACGAGGGCGAGTGGCTCTGGGGGAAGCCCCACGGCAA GGGGACGCTGAAGTGGCGCGATGGACGCAACCACGTCGGGGATTTCCAGGAGGGCCTGGAGCACGG GTTCGGGATCCGCCTGGTCCCGCGGCGCTCCGAGGATCGCTACGACTGCTACAAGTGCCACTGGTACCAGGGCAAGATGAGGGGCTACGGGATCTGTGA GTACGGGAACGACGTGGTCTACAAGGGTTACTTCAAGGACGACGCGCGCCACGGCTTCGGCATCCTGGAGGACTTCTCAGCCCGGCATCCCTTCAAATACACGGGAAACTGGGAGAGGGACAAAAAGAGCGGATACGGAGTCTGGGAGGACAAGGAGAG AGGGGAGAGGTACCTCGGGATGTGGCGGGATGACCACAGGCATGGCGAGGGCATCGTGGTGACGCAGGCGGGGCTCTGCTACCAGCGCACCTTCCAGGCGGGTAAAGCGGTG GGTTCGGGAATTCTGCTCCTGGAGGATGGCGCCTGCGACGGGAACTGCACCGAGGAGCCAGGGAAG GGAACGCCCGGCACCCACTGTGGCCACCACAT GCAGCTGGACCTGAAGGAATTCCCGGTGGAGCAGCGGTGGCCGGGAATCTTCCAGCAGTTCCAGGAATTCCTCAGCTCCGGCTGCAAGGAGGAAACAGAGGAAGCGTTCCTGGGATTCCACGTGCAAAgcagcaaggagctgaggagATCCCAGGAATATCTGTACTGCCAGAG AGGTGCCGAGGAGATCTCCTGGAGGAGCGAGGAGGTGCCTGAGGAGCCGCAGGAGCTCCGGGGGTACCTGGAGAAG CCGCCGATCCCGATGGAATTCCGGGCTTTTCCAGGCGCTGGGCTCCTCGCTGCACCccctggggaagctgcagcGGGCGCTGGCCGCGGCGTTCCAGGCGTCCtacggcggcggcggcgccaaCCGGCACCTGCTGCCCATGGCCCAGCTGGAGGTCAAGTTCTACGCCgggaaaatctgggaattctTCCA GGGCCTGTGGCGCCTGGTGCGGGAGCAGCGGGGCCGCGCTGA